In Leopardus geoffroyi isolate Oge1 chromosome D1, O.geoffroyi_Oge1_pat1.0, whole genome shotgun sequence, a single window of DNA contains:
- the LOC123602500 gene encoding olfactory receptor 51B2-like, with protein sequence MWSNISAAPFLLTGFPGLGIFRPWISISFFVIYVSILLGNGTILYLIREDHTLHQPMYYFVALLAATDLGVTLTTMPTVLGVLWLGHRAISQGACYFQAYLIHSLSIVESGVLLVMAYDRFIAIHSPLRYTSILTNARVVKIGLGVLMRGFILIVPVIITLSGFPYCGSHVLSHAFCLHQDVIKLACADITFNRLYPIVLVSLTGFLDSVLILISYILILNTVMGIASGKEQAKALNTCVSHISCVLVFYVTVTGLTLIHRFGKYVPHVVHIIMSYIYFLFPPFMNPIIYSIKTKQIRNGINRLLSLHRI encoded by the coding sequence ATGTGGTCCAACATCAGTGCTGCCCCTTTTCTACTGACTGGCTTTCCAGGTCTGGGGATATTTCGTCCTTGgatttccatctctttctttgtCATTTATGTCTCCATACTCCTTGGCAATGGCACCATCCTCTACCTTATCAGAGAAGACCACACTCTCCACCAGCCGATGTACTACTTTGTGGCTCTGTTGGCAGCCACAGATCTTGGAGTGACTTTGACAACAATGCCCACCGTGCTTGGTGTTCTGTGGCTTGGTCACAGGGCAATCAGCCAAGGAGCCTGCTACTTTCAGGCCTATCTAATCCATTCACTCTCTATTGTGGAGTCTGGAGTCTTGCTTGTTATGGCCTATGATCGTTTCATTGCCATCCACAGTCCCCTGAGATACACctccatcctcaccaatgctAGGGTGGTGAAGATAGGTCTGGGGGTTCTAATGAGGGGATTTATACTTATTGTGCCCGTAATCATCACCCTCTCTGGATTTCCCTACTGTGGATCCCATGTTCTCTCTCATGCTTTCTGCCTACACCAGGATGTGATCAAACTGGCCTGTGCTGACATCACCTTCAATAGACTCTATCCTATAGTGCTGGTCTCATTAACGGGCTTCTTGGACTCTGTGCTTATCCTGATCTCTTATATTCTAATCCTTAATACTGTCATGGGGATTGCCTCAGGTAAGGAGCAGGCTAAGGCTCTAAACACTTGTGTCTCCCATATTAGCTGTGTTCTGGTTTTTTATGTCACTGTTACTGGGTTGACCCTTATTCATCGATTTGGGAAATATGTGCCACATGTAGTTCATATTATCATGAGctatatttatttcctcttccccCCATTTATGAATCCAATCATCTATAGTATTAAGACCAAGCAGATAAGGAATGGCATCAATCGCCTTCTCTCTTTGCATAGAATTTGA